One region of Kytococcus sedentarius DSM 20547 genomic DNA includes:
- a CDS encoding GNAT family N-acetyltransferase — MTVSEPRRTPFTGKPTLVGGRVTLRPIRSEDADVIDAMIRADGEVARLTGSVHSSTEQPVLMPIEELRGIYAQWAEADDRLVLAVLDNSSGDMVGEMVLNDWDEGNASCNFRCLIGAAGRGRGLGTEAVRMVVEHGLGSMGLHRISLEVYDFNPRARRVYEKAGFVHEGTGREALRFDGAGLVKVSV, encoded by the coding sequence ATGACTGTGTCTGAACCACGACGCACACCGTTCACCGGGAAGCCCACTCTGGTCGGTGGCCGGGTGACGCTCCGCCCCATCCGCTCCGAGGACGCCGACGTCATCGATGCGATGATCCGCGCCGATGGAGAGGTCGCTCGCCTCACGGGGTCGGTGCACTCCAGCACCGAGCAGCCAGTGCTCATGCCCATCGAGGAACTCCGGGGGATCTACGCGCAGTGGGCCGAGGCGGACGATCGGCTGGTGCTTGCCGTGCTCGACAACTCAAGCGGCGACATGGTCGGCGAGATGGTCCTCAACGACTGGGACGAGGGCAATGCGTCGTGCAACTTCCGGTGCCTCATCGGGGCCGCCGGGCGGGGTCGCGGACTGGGCACCGAGGCGGTGCGGATGGTGGTTGAGCACGGCCTGGGTTCCATGGGGCTGCACCGCATCAGCCTGGAGGTCTACGACTTCAACCCCCGCGCGCGCCGCGTGTACGAGAAGGCCGGCTTCGTCCACGAGGGCACCGGCCGGGAGGCGCTGCGCTTCGACGGCGCGGGGCTTGTCAAGGTTTCTGTGTAA
- a CDS encoding aminoglycoside phosphotransferase family protein: MTLHADEVPLSPDDVRRLIQAQAPQWAELPLSPAGHGTDNVMMRLGDELVVRLPRRPSTAEDVAKERRWLPHLAPHLPGAVPEPVFVGRPGEGYPFEWSVLRWIEGEHPGEGTVTDWARFGADLARFVRALHGIDLAGAAAQGSLQWYRGRRLSDFRAEGQEAIDEVREFAQRVDLGLDLDALARLWERATGAASPALDAVWLHGDLRADNLLVRDGVLAGVIDFGCLSVGDPTAEHAAVWEYPAAAREAYRQELGLDEETWRRATAWKLIVNLGGIVYYWQSWPEFAQDCLSFTRELLDDCV; encoded by the coding sequence ATGACCCTTCACGCCGATGAGGTGCCCCTCTCCCCCGATGACGTGCGCCGCCTCATCCAGGCCCAGGCGCCGCAGTGGGCCGAGCTGCCCCTCTCGCCCGCCGGGCACGGCACCGACAACGTGATGATGCGGCTCGGCGACGAGCTGGTGGTGCGTCTGCCGCGCCGGCCGTCCACCGCGGAGGACGTCGCCAAGGAACGGCGGTGGCTCCCCCACCTGGCCCCGCACCTGCCGGGGGCCGTGCCGGAGCCGGTGTTCGTTGGCCGGCCGGGCGAGGGCTACCCGTTCGAGTGGTCGGTGCTGCGGTGGATCGAGGGCGAGCACCCCGGGGAGGGCACCGTCACCGACTGGGCGCGGTTCGGGGCGGACCTGGCGCGTTTCGTGCGGGCGCTGCACGGCATCGACCTGGCCGGGGCGGCGGCGCAGGGCTCGCTGCAGTGGTACCGCGGGCGGCGCCTCTCGGACTTCCGGGCTGAGGGGCAGGAGGCCATCGACGAGGTGCGCGAGTTCGCCCAACGGGTGGACCTGGGCCTCGACCTCGACGCGCTGGCGCGCCTGTGGGAGCGCGCCACCGGAGCCGCATCCCCCGCCCTCGATGCGGTGTGGCTGCACGGCGACCTGCGGGCCGACAACCTGCTCGTGCGCGACGGGGTGCTGGCCGGCGTCATCGACTTCGGGTGCCTCAGCGTCGGCGACCCCACGGCCGAGCACGCCGCGGTGTGGGAGTACCCCGCCGCGGCGCGGGAGGCCTACCGGCAGGAGCTGGGGCTCGACGAGGAGACCTGGCGCCGGGCCACGGCGTGGAAGCTGATCGTCAACCTCGGCGGCATCGTCTACTACTGGCAGTCCTGGCCTGAGTTCGCCCAGGACTGCCTGTCGTTCACGAGAGAGTTGCTGGATGACTGTGTCTGA
- a CDS encoding VOC family protein, producing MDMMTGAQIAEAELTDWRKLAQGLHARYEVPDFATGVRFLAAVGEAGDTIGHHPMVTMVRGCIDLRLTSSDAIYRDEDGAEHVVEWVTQRDVNLARRISKVAADQGLVADPSAVVDFELGLETANPERVAPVWAALLTGDAASQGRGTPGDEIRDATRRVPNLWFDAGDEDAPAQRFHIEAYVAAEVAQQRIDAAVAAGGTVVDDSQSPRLTVIADPDGNRGVLCADVAAAGIA from the coding sequence ATGGACATGATGACCGGCGCACAGATTGCCGAGGCGGAGCTGACCGACTGGCGCAAGCTGGCCCAGGGGCTGCACGCGCGCTACGAGGTGCCCGACTTCGCCACCGGGGTGCGCTTCCTGGCGGCGGTGGGCGAGGCCGGGGACACCATCGGCCACCACCCGATGGTGACGATGGTGCGCGGCTGCATCGACCTGCGCCTCACCTCCAGCGACGCCATCTACCGCGACGAGGACGGCGCCGAGCACGTCGTGGAGTGGGTGACGCAGCGGGACGTCAACCTGGCGCGGCGGATCTCGAAGGTGGCCGCGGACCAGGGGCTGGTGGCCGACCCCTCGGCGGTGGTGGACTTCGAGCTCGGACTGGAGACGGCGAACCCCGAGCGTGTGGCACCGGTGTGGGCGGCCCTGCTGACCGGTGATGCCGCGTCACAGGGCCGGGGGACGCCCGGGGACGAGATCCGCGACGCGACCCGGCGGGTGCCCAACCTGTGGTTCGACGCGGGCGACGAGGACGCACCCGCCCAGCGCTTCCACATCGAGGCGTACGTGGCCGCCGAGGTGGCCCAGCAGCGCATCGACGCCGCCGTCGCCGCCGGGGGCACGGTCGTGGACGACAGCCAGTCGCCGCGGCTGACGGTGATCGCCGATCCCGACGGCAACCGCGGGGTGCTGTGCGCGGACGTGGCCGCCGCGGGAATCGCCTGA